The following are from one region of the Hydrogenophaga sp. BPS33 genome:
- the cueR gene encoding Cu(I)-responsive transcriptional regulator: MPSERSPRSRARNEEHDPGDALIRWPVSIGKAAELSGISPKMLRHYESLGLLAAVPRTESNYRQYQLADVHTLRFIRRARDMGFGLDAITELVSLWHNRRRSSASVKRITQKHLDELAQRIEALQAMQRTLDQLLHLCPGDDRPDCPILDDLEQPAGPHPEQGLRRYA, translated from the coding sequence ATGCCGAGCGAACGATCCCCGCGTTCGCGGGCACGAAACGAAGAGCACGACCCTGGCGATGCGCTGATCCGCTGGCCGGTCAGCATCGGCAAGGCGGCCGAGCTCAGTGGCATTTCACCCAAGATGCTGCGCCACTACGAATCCCTGGGCCTGCTCGCGGCCGTGCCGCGCACCGAGAGCAACTACCGCCAGTACCAGCTGGCCGATGTGCACACGCTGCGCTTCATCCGCCGCGCGCGCGACATGGGTTTTGGCCTGGACGCCATCACCGAACTGGTGAGCCTGTGGCACAACCGCCGGCGCAGCAGCGCCAGCGTCAAACGCATCACGCAAAAACACCTGGACGAACTCGCCCAGCGCATCGAAGCGCTACAGGCCATGCAACGCACGCTGGACCAATTGCTGCACCTGTGCCCGGGTGACGACCGGCCCGACTGCCCCATCCTGGACGATCTGGAGCAACCTGCGGGCCCGCACCCGGAGCAAGGCTTACGCCGATACGCATAG
- a CDS encoding PaaI family thioesterase, producing the protein MTDPTPDFNTRGAGALPGHLGLFFSHVSPAEVRGELAVQPHTMAPNGFLHAGSVVTLADTSCGYGCVANLPKEANGFTTIELKSNHLGTAREGTIDCVATPVHLGRTTQVWDAVVTHRETGKTIALFRCTQMVLYPKA; encoded by the coding sequence ATGACCGATCCGACCCCCGATTTCAACACCCGCGGCGCCGGCGCGCTGCCAGGCCACCTGGGCCTGTTCTTCTCCCATGTGAGCCCCGCCGAAGTGCGCGGCGAACTCGCGGTGCAGCCTCACACCATGGCGCCCAACGGCTTTCTGCACGCGGGCAGCGTGGTCACCTTGGCTGACACGTCCTGCGGCTACGGCTGCGTGGCCAACCTGCCGAAAGAGGCCAACGGGTTCACCACCATCGAACTCAAGAGCAACCACCTGGGCACCGCGCGCGAAGGCACGATCGACTGCGTGGCCACGCCGGTGCACCTGGGCCGCACCACCCAGGTGTGGGACGCCGTGGTGACGCACCGCGAAACCGGCAAAACGATTGCGCTGTTTCGCTGCACGCAGATGGTGCTGTACCCCAAGGCGTAG
- a CDS encoding heavy-metal-associated domain-containing protein yields the protein MKQVFNVQGMTCGHCEKSVTTAIRLLDPQAQVQIDRSQNHVEVESTQTREALAEAIREEGYQVAA from the coding sequence ATGAAACAAGTGTTCAACGTGCAAGGCATGACCTGCGGTCACTGCGAAAAATCCGTGACCACGGCCATCCGCTTGCTCGATCCGCAAGCGCAGGTGCAGATCGACCGCAGCCAGAACCATGTCGAGGTGGAGTCGACGCAGACGCGCGAGGCCCTGGCCGAAGCGATCCGCGAAGAAGGCTACCAGGTGGCGGCTTGA
- the minD gene encoding septum site-determining protein MinD, with the protein MTKIVVVTSGKGGVGKTTTSASFSSGLALRGHKTAVIDFDVGLRNLDLIMGCERRVVYDLINVIQGEANLNQALIKDKQCENLFVLAASQTRDKDALSQEGVHKVLTDLAEMGFEYIVCDSPAGIEAGALMAMHYADEALVVTNPEVSSVRDSDRILGMLGSKTQRAIEGKEPIKEHLLITRYNPNRVADGQMLSLEDIQDILRIKLIGVIPESESVLTASNQGTPAIHLKGTDVANAYSDVIDRFLGAEKPMRFVEAEKTGFFKRLFGGK; encoded by the coding sequence ATGACCAAAATCGTTGTCGTCACGTCTGGCAAGGGCGGTGTGGGCAAGACCACCACCAGCGCCAGCTTCTCGTCCGGCCTGGCCCTGCGCGGCCACAAGACCGCCGTGATCGACTTCGACGTCGGCTTGCGCAACCTGGACCTGATCATGGGTTGCGAACGCCGTGTGGTGTACGACCTGATCAATGTCATCCAGGGCGAAGCCAACCTGAACCAGGCCCTCATCAAGGACAAGCAGTGCGAGAACCTATTCGTGTTGGCCGCCAGCCAGACACGCGACAAGGACGCGCTGAGCCAGGAAGGCGTGCACAAGGTGCTGACCGATCTGGCCGAGATGGGATTCGAGTACATCGTCTGCGATTCGCCTGCTGGCATTGAAGCCGGTGCACTCATGGCCATGCACTATGCCGACGAAGCACTCGTGGTGACCAACCCCGAAGTCTCCAGCGTGCGCGACTCCGACCGCATCCTGGGCATGCTGGGCAGCAAGACACAGCGGGCTATCGAGGGCAAGGAGCCGATCAAGGAACACCTGCTGATCACGCGCTACAACCCCAACCGCGTGGCCGATGGCCAGATGCTGTCGCTCGAAGACATCCAGGACATCCTTCGCATCAAGCTGATCGGTGTGATTCCGGAGAGCGAGAGTGTGCTGACCGCCTCCAACCAGGGGACGCCTGCGATCCACCTCAAGGGCACGGACGTGGCCAATGCCTACAGCGACGTGATCGACCGTTTCCTGGGTGCGGAAAAGCCCATGCGCTTTGTCGAAGCCGAAAAAACCGGCTTCTTCAAGCGCTTGTTCGGGGGGAAGTAA
- a CDS encoding 3'-5' exonuclease — protein MTRIAVIDFETTGISPGQGDRATEVAIVITEQGRVVDRYQSLMNAGVRIPSFITQLTGITNAMVQAAPSADTVMREAARFVGEVPMVAHNAAFDRRFWEAELGRAQVAAPQPFACTVLLSRRLYPEAASHKLGSLVNLFRLPRTGQAHRALADAEMAAELLGRIQHDLRTRHGVHEPDHAFLMALQRCTRAAVPKFIQSQTTRSLN, from the coding sequence ATGACCCGCATTGCAGTGATCGACTTCGAAACCACCGGCATCTCGCCCGGCCAGGGTGACCGCGCCACCGAGGTGGCGATCGTGATCACCGAGCAAGGGCGCGTGGTGGACCGGTACCAGAGCCTCATGAACGCGGGCGTGCGCATCCCGTCCTTCATCACGCAGCTCACCGGCATCACCAACGCCATGGTGCAAGCTGCGCCATCGGCGGATACGGTGATGCGCGAAGCCGCGCGCTTCGTGGGGGAGGTGCCCATGGTGGCGCACAACGCCGCCTTCGACCGCCGCTTCTGGGAAGCCGAGCTCGGGCGCGCGCAGGTGGCTGCACCCCAGCCTTTCGCCTGTACCGTGTTGCTCTCGCGCCGGCTCTATCCCGAAGCCGCGAGCCACAAGCTGGGTTCGCTCGTGAACCTGTTCCGGCTGCCGCGCACGGGCCAGGCCCACCGCGCGCTGGCCGATGCGGAGATGGCGGCCGAACTGCTCGGCCGCATCCAGCACGATCTGCGCACCCGCCACGGCGTGCACGAACCCGACCACGCCTTCCTCATGGCCCTGCAGCGCTGCACGCGCGCGGCGGTGCCCAAGTTCATCCAGTCTCAGACCACGCGCAGCTTGAACTGA
- a CDS encoding patatin-like phospholipase family protein — MFRWQRPPTVNLALQGGGAHGAFTWGVLDALLEDGRLHFEGVSGTSAGAMNAVLLAQGLMAGGRDGARASLQGFWRAVANSLPFELAMPTADGADVRLAPGVQWMLQWTQHFSPEQLNPFDFNPLRTILSNQVDFERLRAHSPVKLFVAATHVNTGKLRLFRAPELTPDAVLASACLPTLHRSVVIDGEPYWDGGYAANPAVFPLFHECRSSDIVLVMLAPLRHGTAPQTASEIKGRMMELAFNATFLREMRMFAHLRERARRSGWWRRGDLDRRLAATHFHVIEASAFVHGLSAESKVAANLRFFETLFAAGREQGQMWLSTHHANIGRRSSADLEALFY; from the coding sequence ATGTTTCGCTGGCAACGTCCGCCCACTGTCAACCTCGCCTTGCAAGGCGGCGGTGCGCACGGCGCGTTCACCTGGGGCGTGCTGGATGCGTTGCTGGAGGATGGCCGGCTGCATTTCGAGGGCGTGAGTGGCACCAGCGCGGGTGCGATGAACGCGGTCTTGCTGGCGCAGGGCTTGATGGCCGGTGGTCGGGATGGGGCCCGCGCATCGCTGCAAGGTTTCTGGCGCGCGGTGGCCAACAGCCTGCCGTTCGAACTGGCCATGCCCACCGCCGATGGTGCCGACGTGCGGCTCGCGCCCGGCGTGCAGTGGATGCTGCAGTGGACGCAGCACTTTTCGCCCGAACAACTCAACCCCTTCGACTTCAACCCGCTGCGCACCATCCTCTCGAACCAGGTCGATTTCGAGCGCCTGCGCGCGCACAGCCCGGTCAAGCTTTTCGTGGCGGCCACCCATGTCAACACGGGCAAGCTGCGTCTGTTTCGCGCCCCCGAACTCACGCCCGATGCCGTGCTGGCCTCGGCCTGCCTGCCCACCCTGCACCGCAGCGTGGTGATCGATGGCGAACCGTATTGGGATGGCGGCTATGCGGCCAATCCGGCGGTGTTTCCGCTGTTCCACGAATGCCGCTCCAGCGACATCGTGCTGGTGATGCTCGCGCCCCTGCGGCACGGCACGGCCCCACAAACCGCGTCGGAAATCAAAGGCCGGATGATGGAACTGGCGTTCAACGCCACGTTCCTGCGCGAGATGCGCATGTTTGCCCACCTGCGCGAACGCGCCAGGCGCAGCGGCTGGTGGCGCCGTGGCGATCTCGACCGGCGCCTGGCTGCCACGCACTTCCACGTGATCGAAGCCAGCGCGTTCGTGCACGGACTGAGTGCCGAGAGCAAGGTGGCGGCCAATCTGCGCTTCTTTGAAACGCTGTTTGCCGCCGGACGCGAACAGGGCCAGATGTGGCTCTCGACACACCACGCAAACATCGGCCGGCGCAGCAGCGCCGACCTCGAGGCCTTGTTCTACTGA
- a CDS encoding hemerythrin domain-containing protein — translation MTTHLTLRVIRDEHASLSAMLRSFVQMVRLGPDMNAENGSERFFDALRAMLFYIDAFPEKQHHPKESNLLFPRLARVAPHVMPAIERLEREHMTSEARVRDLMHLLMAWEYMGDLHRAAFENEAIRFANFYLEHMWLEETELFPVAEQALTDDDWRTLDHAFAQNRDPLSVGMPRDPQFDRLFTRIVRRTPAPLGLGAT, via the coding sequence ATGACCACACACCTGACCTTGCGCGTCATTCGCGACGAACATGCCAGCCTGAGCGCGATGCTGCGTTCGTTCGTCCAGATGGTTCGGCTGGGGCCGGACATGAATGCGGAGAACGGCAGTGAACGCTTCTTCGATGCCCTGCGGGCGATGCTGTTCTACATCGACGCGTTTCCCGAAAAGCAGCACCACCCCAAGGAATCGAATCTGCTCTTTCCACGCCTGGCGCGGGTAGCGCCTCATGTGATGCCGGCCATCGAACGGCTCGAGCGCGAGCACATGACCAGCGAGGCGCGCGTGCGTGACCTGATGCACCTGCTCATGGCCTGGGAGTACATGGGGGATTTGCACCGCGCGGCGTTCGAGAACGAGGCGATCCGCTTCGCCAACTTCTACCTGGAACACATGTGGCTGGAGGAAACAGAGTTGTTTCCCGTTGCCGAACAGGCGTTGACCGATGACGACTGGCGTACGCTGGACCACGCGTTCGCGCAGAACCGGGACCCCTTGAGCGTGGGGATGCCCCGTGACCCGCAGTTCGACCGGTTGTTCACCCGCATCGTGCGGCGTACGCCTGCGCCCTTGGGTCTGGGCGCGACCTGA
- a CDS encoding heavy metal translocating P-type ATPase — protein MNTITASTDTGESLPTYPPTQIDLGIGGMTCASCVTRVEKALRKQPGVSDATVNLATESARVTLIGVDETESLARIKRAVRDAGYEPRALEAMDADDQHRVMGVPRDLWPVLVGVVLSAPLVLPMVGDLLGRHWMLPAWIQFLLATPVQFVLGARFYRAGWHALKARTGNMELLVAIGTTAGWALSTWLWWRAEAGAVPHLYYEASAVVITLVLLGKWLEARAKRQTTDAIRALHALRPERAHLLPDGVRRTELADVAVDELLAGDVIRVLPGERFAADGTVVQGSTQADESMLTGEAMPVAKAVGDAVTGGSLNGEGAVDVQVRATGAQSVLAHIIGLVQDAQAGKAPVQRMVDQVAAVFVPVVLGIALITLLGWLWSGAPMEDALLHAVAVLVIACPCALGLATPAAIMAGTGVAARHGILIKDAQALEIAHKVDTVVFDKTGTLTQGRPRLLVIEAAEGVDEMAVLKTAAALQAQSAHPLARAVLDAAASRAVEVSADAARDVRTVSGRGNQGIVNGALLALGSLRWMDELGAQLGPLQARAQALQQEGATVSVLASETPGEATGWVPLALLAFGDEPKTHAAQALADLRGQGMRLFLVSGDNEGAALAMAKRLGLHAEQGEVIAEVLPGDKAAVVRRLRGASTGERTHTVAMVGDGVNDAPALAAADVGMAMSHSQGASADVAMHAAGITLMRGDPMLVAAALDVSRRTVRKIRQNLFWAFAYNVAGIPLAALGFLSPVVAGAAMALSSVSVVGNALLLKRWRMKNTPLRR, from the coding sequence ATGAACACGATCACTGCTTCCACCGACACCGGTGAGTCCCTCCCTACCTATCCACCGACCCAGATCGATCTGGGCATCGGCGGCATGACCTGCGCTTCTTGCGTCACGCGGGTGGAAAAGGCCTTGCGCAAGCAACCGGGCGTGAGCGATGCGACGGTGAACCTGGCCACCGAGTCGGCGCGCGTGACTTTGATCGGCGTGGACGAGACCGAGTCGCTGGCGCGCATCAAGCGCGCGGTGCGCGATGCGGGTTACGAGCCGCGCGCGCTGGAAGCGATGGACGCGGACGATCAGCACCGCGTGATGGGCGTGCCCCGCGATCTGTGGCCGGTGTTGGTGGGCGTGGTGCTGTCGGCGCCACTGGTGTTGCCGATGGTGGGGGACCTGCTGGGCCGGCACTGGATGTTGCCGGCCTGGATCCAGTTCTTGCTGGCCACGCCGGTGCAGTTCGTGCTGGGCGCGCGTTTCTACCGGGCCGGTTGGCACGCGCTCAAGGCGCGCACGGGCAACATGGAATTGTTGGTGGCGATCGGTACCACGGCGGGTTGGGCCTTGTCGACCTGGTTGTGGTGGCGCGCCGAGGCGGGTGCGGTGCCGCACCTGTACTACGAAGCCTCGGCGGTGGTGATCACGCTGGTGTTGCTCGGCAAATGGCTGGAAGCACGCGCCAAGCGCCAGACTACCGATGCCATTCGTGCCCTGCATGCCCTGAGGCCCGAGCGTGCGCACCTGTTGCCCGATGGCGTTCGCCGTACCGAGTTGGCCGACGTGGCGGTCGACGAGTTGCTGGCGGGTGATGTGATCCGTGTACTGCCTGGCGAACGGTTCGCGGCCGATGGCACGGTGGTGCAGGGCAGCACGCAGGCCGATGAATCGATGCTCACCGGCGAGGCCATGCCGGTGGCCAAGGCGGTAGGGGATGCGGTCACCGGCGGTTCGCTCAACGGTGAAGGTGCGGTGGACGTGCAGGTGCGAGCCACCGGTGCGCAGAGTGTGCTGGCCCACATCATCGGCCTGGTGCAGGACGCGCAGGCCGGCAAGGCGCCGGTGCAGCGCATGGTGGACCAGGTGGCCGCGGTGTTCGTGCCGGTGGTACTGGGCATTGCGCTGATCACCTTGCTCGGTTGGCTGTGGAGTGGAGCGCCGATGGAAGACGCCTTGCTGCACGCGGTCGCGGTGCTGGTGATCGCCTGCCCGTGTGCGCTGGGCCTGGCCACGCCAGCGGCCATCATGGCCGGCACCGGGGTGGCCGCGCGCCACGGCATTCTGATCAAGGATGCGCAGGCCCTGGAGATCGCACACAAGGTCGACACCGTGGTGTTCGACAAGACAGGCACTTTGACGCAAGGCCGTCCGCGCTTGCTGGTCATCGAGGCCGCGGAGGGTGTGGACGAAATGGCGGTGCTGAAAACGGCCGCGGCCTTGCAGGCGCAGAGCGCGCATCCCTTGGCACGGGCGGTGCTGGATGCGGCTGCCTCGCGCGCGGTCGAGGTTTCTGCCGATGCCGCGCGCGATGTGCGGACGGTCTCTGGCCGGGGCAACCAGGGTATCGTGAATGGCGCCTTGCTGGCCCTGGGCAGCCTGCGCTGGATGGACGAGCTCGGTGCCCAGCTGGGCCCTCTGCAAGCACGCGCACAAGCTTTGCAGCAAGAAGGTGCCACCGTGTCGGTGCTGGCGAGCGAGACTCCCGGGGAGGCCACGGGTTGGGTGCCGCTGGCGCTGCTGGCTTTCGGTGACGAGCCCAAGACCCATGCGGCCCAGGCGCTGGCGGACTTGCGTGGCCAGGGCATGCGCCTTTTCCTGGTGTCAGGCGACAACGAGGGAGCGGCGCTGGCCATGGCAAAACGCCTGGGATTGCACGCGGAGCAGGGTGAGGTGATCGCCGAAGTGCTGCCGGGTGACAAGGCCGCCGTGGTGCGCCGGTTGCGTGGGGCGTCGACCGGCGAACGCACGCACACCGTGGCCATGGTGGGCGATGGTGTGAACGACGCCCCCGCGTTGGCCGCGGCCGACGTGGGCATGGCAATGAGCCACAGCCAGGGTGCGAGCGCCGATGTGGCGATGCATGCCGCCGGCATCACGCTCATGCGCGGAGACCCGATGCTGGTGGCGGCCGCGCTGGACGTTTCGCGGCGCACGGTGCGCAAGATCCGGCAGAACCTGTTCTGGGCCTTTGCCTACAACGTGGCGGGCATCCCCCTGGCGGCACTGGGTTTTCTGAGCCCGGTGGTGGCGGGCGCGGCGATGGCACTGAGTTCGGTGAGCGTGGTGGGCAACGCGCTGTTGCTCAAGCGGTGGAGGATGAAAAACACCCCCCTGCGCCGCTGA
- the infA gene encoding translation initiation factor IF-1 produces MAKEELIDMMGIVNEVLPDTRFRVTLDNGHQLIAYSAGKMKKNHIRILAGDRVSLELSPYDLTKGRINFRHIEGRAPSAPRKPR; encoded by the coding sequence ATGGCCAAAGAAGAACTGATCGACATGATGGGCATCGTCAACGAGGTGCTGCCCGACACGCGCTTTCGCGTCACGCTGGACAACGGTCACCAACTGATCGCCTATTCCGCGGGCAAGATGAAGAAAAACCACATCCGCATCCTCGCAGGCGATCGCGTTTCCCTGGAACTCTCGCCCTACGACCTGACCAAGGGCCGCATCAATTTCCGCCACATCGAAGGCCGCGCGCCCTCCGCACCGCGCAAGCCGCGATGA
- a CDS encoding DUF4148 domain-containing protein, translating into MTSARLSLIALALATASIGSAFAADASAPKTRDQVRAELAEAQRNGTLIADGMTGATYRDLNPGLYPAMPAMSMKTRAEVKAELRDAWARGDLVADGMTGATYRQLNPGFYAAQTMDVQPRPSAWAGVSQPMR; encoded by the coding sequence ATGACATCCGCACGCCTTTCCCTCATCGCCCTGGCCCTCGCCACCGCCTCGATCGGCTCGGCCTTCGCAGCCGACGCTTCTGCGCCGAAGACCCGCGACCAAGTGCGCGCCGAGCTTGCCGAAGCACAGCGCAACGGCACGCTCATCGCCGATGGCATGACCGGCGCCACCTACCGCGATCTGAATCCCGGTCTCTATCCCGCCATGCCCGCCATGTCGATGAAGACCCGCGCCGAAGTAAAGGCCGAGCTGCGCGATGCCTGGGCCCGAGGGGACCTGGTGGCCGACGGCATGACCGGTGCCACCTACCGCCAGTTGAACCCTGGCTTCTACGCCGCACAAACCATGGACGTGCAACCGCGCCCATCGGCCTGGGCCGGGGTATCACAACCCATGCGCTGA
- the minE gene encoding cell division topological specificity factor MinE — MSLLTFLLGEKKKTASVAKERLQIILAHERSGRSASEPDYLPSLQRELVAVIGKYIKINPDDIKVQLDRQDNLDVLEVKIELPDRK, encoded by the coding sequence ATGTCCCTGCTCACATTCCTCCTGGGAGAGAAGAAGAAAACCGCCAGCGTTGCCAAGGAACGGCTGCAGATCATTCTGGCGCACGAGCGCAGCGGGCGCAGTGCTTCCGAGCCCGACTACCTGCCGTCGCTGCAGCGCGAACTGGTGGCGGTGATCGGCAAATACATCAAGATCAACCCGGACGACATCAAGGTCCAGCTCGACCGCCAGGACAACCTGGACGTGCTCGAGGTCAAGATCGAGCTGCCCGATCGCAAGTAA
- the minC gene encoding septum site-determining protein MinC has product MSVALAGTAPSTFEIKSAHLPLVALMLKSSNLELLAREMAQRFGDMPDFFDHDPVVIDLHPLNVAEANALPDFGALQALLREYRLVPMAVRGGTIEQTSLALAAGLTNAPDASIYRNAPAPVPFEPVASAPVAQAEPAPTPLPPPGALVIDKPLRSGQQVYARGRDLVVMAMVNPGAEVIADGHIHVYAPLRGKAIAGARGNGDARIFALSMAPELISIAGIYRTSEVPLPESVLGKTAQVRLVPGPEGDDKLVIDALGV; this is encoded by the coding sequence ATGTCTGTCGCCTTAGCAGGTACCGCACCGAGCACGTTTGAAATCAAAAGCGCCCACCTGCCACTGGTGGCGCTGATGCTCAAGTCGTCCAATCTCGAGTTGTTGGCCCGGGAGATGGCCCAACGCTTTGGCGACATGCCCGATTTCTTCGATCACGACCCGGTGGTGATCGACCTCCACCCCCTGAACGTCGCCGAAGCCAACGCCCTGCCCGATTTTGGCGCCCTGCAAGCCTTGCTGCGCGAATACCGGCTGGTGCCGATGGCAGTGCGTGGTGGCACGATCGAGCAGACTTCGTTGGCCTTGGCCGCCGGCCTGACGAACGCACCGGACGCCAGCATCTACCGCAACGCGCCAGCCCCAGTCCCTTTCGAACCCGTGGCGTCCGCGCCCGTGGCCCAGGCCGAACCCGCGCCCACACCGCTGCCACCGCCCGGTGCGCTCGTGATCGACAAGCCTTTGCGCTCGGGCCAGCAGGTGTACGCACGGGGCCGCGATCTGGTCGTCATGGCCATGGTCAATCCGGGTGCCGAAGTCATCGCCGATGGCCATATCCACGTGTATGCGCCCCTGCGTGGCAAAGCCATTGCCGGCGCGCGCGGCAATGGCGACGCGCGCATCTTTGCGCTCTCGATGGCGCCCGAGCTCATTTCCATCGCGGGCATCTACCGCACCAGCGAAGTGCCCTTGCCCGAATCCGTGCTGGGCAAGACCGCCCAGGTGCGCCTGGTCCCCGGACCCGAGGGCGATGACAAACTCGTGATCGACGCTCTGGGCGTCTGA
- a CDS encoding 3-deoxy-7-phosphoheptulonate synthase: MKTHTPHNIHSTHDTTRIDDLRIGAVRPLITPALLQEWLPTPEATQALVESSRAAMSRVLHGHDDRLVVVVGPCSIHDHEQALAYARLLKEQAGALQGELLVVMRVYFEKPRTTVGWKGYINDPHLDGTFAINEGLEMARALLLDVLALGLPVGTEFLDLLSPQFISDLVSWGAIGARTTESQSHRQLASGLSCPVGFKNGTDGGVKVACDAIQAARASHAFMGMTKMGQAAIFETRGNDDCHVILRGGAQPNYSAADVNAACALLQKSGLREQVMVDVSHANSSKQHRRQIEVAADVATQVAAGDRRIVGVMIESHLHEGRQDIVAGQALQTGVSVTDACISFEQTVPVLQNLAAAVRARRAKS, translated from the coding sequence ATGAAAACCCACACCCCCCACAACATCCACTCCACGCACGACACCACCCGCATCGACGATCTGCGCATTGGCGCGGTGCGCCCGCTCATCACCCCGGCGCTGCTGCAGGAATGGCTGCCCACGCCGGAGGCCACCCAGGCCTTGGTCGAGAGCAGCCGCGCCGCGATGTCGCGTGTGCTGCACGGGCACGACGATCGATTGGTGGTCGTGGTCGGTCCTTGCTCGATCCACGACCACGAGCAGGCGTTGGCCTACGCGCGCCTGCTCAAGGAACAGGCCGGCGCGCTGCAAGGCGAGTTGCTGGTCGTGATGCGCGTGTACTTCGAGAAGCCACGCACCACCGTGGGCTGGAAGGGCTACATCAACGATCCGCACCTGGACGGCACCTTCGCGATCAACGAAGGGCTGGAGATGGCGCGTGCGCTGCTGCTGGACGTGCTCGCGCTGGGCCTGCCAGTGGGCACCGAGTTCCTGGACCTGCTCAGCCCCCAGTTCATCAGCGATCTGGTGAGCTGGGGCGCGATCGGTGCGCGCACCACCGAGAGCCAGAGCCACCGCCAGCTCGCCAGCGGCTTGAGCTGCCCAGTGGGTTTCAAGAATGGCACCGACGGCGGCGTGAAGGTCGCCTGCGACGCGATCCAGGCTGCGCGCGCCTCGCACGCCTTCATGGGCATGACCAAGATGGGTCAGGCCGCGATCTTCGAGACCCGTGGCAACGACGACTGCCATGTGATCCTGCGCGGTGGCGCCCAACCCAACTACAGCGCGGCCGACGTGAACGCAGCCTGTGCCTTGCTGCAGAAATCGGGACTGCGCGAGCAGGTGATGGTCGACGTCTCGCACGCCAACAGCAGCAAGCAGCATCGCCGGCAGATCGAAGTGGCAGCGGATGTGGCCACCCAGGTGGCCGCAGGCGATCGGCGCATCGTCGGCGTGATGATCGAGAGCCATCTGCACGAGGGCCGGCAGGACATTGTGGCGGGGCAAGCCTTGCAAACCGGTGTCAGCGTGACCGACGCGTGCATTTCCTTCGAGCAGACCGTGCCGGTGCTGCAGAACCTGGCCGCCGCCGTGCGCGCCCGGCGCGCGAAAAGCTAG
- a CDS encoding Spy/CpxP family protein refolding chaperone, translated as MTKLPKRALLAATLATALVGISATALVQASVVQPASTGTAPTITVLAQANTPAATPPAPKPKRLTPEQRDQKRAERLAHMQKKMAERQAAFKAELQLRPEQEASWNAFLARTQPQPQARAAHPAPREDWSKLTTPQRLDRMQALKAQRDAAMAQRVDAIKSFYASLDVEQKKVFDSKQMGGFHRAGMRGERGGKHFHRHHGGVEQHRMHGPV; from the coding sequence ATGACAAAGCTTCCGAAACGCGCTCTGCTCGCCGCCACGCTGGCCACCGCCCTGGTCGGCATCTCCGCCACGGCCTTGGTGCAGGCATCCGTGGTGCAACCCGCATCGACAGGTACAGCCCCCACCATCACCGTGCTCGCCCAGGCCAACACCCCGGCCGCCACGCCACCCGCTCCAAAACCCAAACGTCTCACACCCGAACAGCGCGACCAGAAACGCGCCGAACGCCTGGCCCACATGCAGAAGAAGATGGCCGAACGCCAGGCGGCGTTCAAGGCAGAACTCCAGCTGCGGCCCGAGCAGGAAGCTTCCTGGAACGCCTTTCTGGCCCGGACACAGCCGCAGCCCCAAGCCCGCGCGGCACATCCCGCGCCGCGCGAAGACTGGTCGAAACTGACCACGCCCCAACGCCTGGACCGCATGCAGGCACTGAAAGCCCAGCGTGACGCGGCCATGGCCCAACGCGTTGACGCGATCAAGAGCTTCTATGCGTCCCTGGATGTCGAGCAGAAAAAAGTATTCGATTCCAAGCAAATGGGCGGTTTTCACCGCGCAGGCATGCGCGGCGAGCGGGGTGGCAAGCACTTCCACCGCCACCACGGAGGGGTGGAACAGCACCGCATGCACGGCCCGGTTTGA